One Cucurbita pepo subsp. pepo cultivar mu-cu-16 chromosome LG11, ASM280686v2, whole genome shotgun sequence DNA window includes the following coding sequences:
- the LOC111805539 gene encoding formin-like protein 4 produces MAVSLSPWLFLPHSILFLISIIPLSSAHSSPQNNQASYPFPLPFHFPTINNTTHNLSISGRRPPPHPPLQEPKRMTKGTIIAVAVSTVAATLLLSLGLLFYIRRRILAKLKEHQVESQEFTRLEGKLNGLIVEEDGLDVMYWKKNNEEDEEMGFARDGSSTIPQIVQQTPLLHQISSIKVRDRSLSSSRVLPLLPRLFTKLLEATLKVGNRLNSGTTRGNAKAFHLNLLLRLSDVKSTHRKFIVKEVIKFEGKKQFSNTNSKNLKSKKEIEIEYIILGLSAMESLTLELSNVKKASTIDYETFTITCPNLLSKISEIQNLLSIEGGGEYKRKMLEFVKSATEEVEIARREQKRVLDELKKTNEYYETGDRENSLGIFVIVKNFVNAVNQVCREIVGELRGKIKMGNMDACLPLKSTISLRFPRLAEHFKCRRCPADSMD; encoded by the exons ATGGCTGTAAGCCTTTCGCCATGGCTGTTTCTTCCCCACTccattctttttctcatttccatcattcctctttcttccGCTCACTCCTCTCCTCAGAATAACCAAGCTTCTTACCCTTTTCCACTGCCATTCCATTTCCCCACCATCAATAATACTACACACAATCTCTCCATCTCCGGGAGAAGGCCGCCGCCACATCCACCACTTCAAGAACCGAAGAGGATGACGAAAGGCACCATTATAGCGGTGGCGGTTTCTACTGTAGCGGCTACCCTTCTGCTTTCTCTGGGTCTCCTCTTTTACATTCGAAGACGCATTCTTGCAAAACTCAAGGAACATCAAGTAGAATCTCAAGAATTTACAAGATTGGAAGGAAAGCTTAATGGATTGATTGTTGAAGAAGATGGTCTGGATGTGATGTATTggaagaagaacaatgaagaagatgaagaaatgggTTTTGCAAGAGATGGATCATCAACCATCCCTCAGATTGTACAACAAACTCCTTTGCTCCATCaaatttcttcaatcaaaGTTCGTGACCGGTCTCTCTCTAGTTCACGAGTATTGCCATTGCTGCCAA GGTTATTTACTAAACTCTTGGAAGCAACTCTCAAAGTTGGAAACCGATTGAATTCAGGAACAACGAGAGGTAATGCAAAAGCTTTCCATCTCAATTTACTCTTAAGACTTTCAGATGTAAAAAGCACACATAGAAAATTCATTGTCAAAGAAGTCATAAAATTCGAAGGGAAAAAACAATTCTCAAACACAAATTCAAAGAATCTCAAATCgaaaaaggaaatagaaaTCGAATACATAATACTTGGATTATCAGCTATGGAATCACTCACCTTAGAGCTCTCTAACGTCAAGAAAGCGTCCACAATCGACTACGAAACCTTCACTATCACTTGCCCTAATCTATTAAGCAAAATCTCAGAGATACAAAACCTTCTATCGATTGAAGGCGGTGGTGAATACAAGAGAAAGATGTTAGAATTTGTGAAATCCGCAACGGAAGAAGTTGAGATAgcaagaagagaacaaaaaagagtGTTGGATGAATTGAAGAAGACAAATGAGTACTATGAAACAggggatagagaaaattcGTTAGGGATTTTTGTGATAGTAAAGAATTTTGTGAATGCCGTGAATCAGGTGTGTCGTGAAATAGTTGGGGAATTGAGAGGGAAGATCAAGATGGGAAATATGGATGCATGTCTGCCATTGAAGAGCACAATTAGCTTGAGATTTCCACGTTTGGCGGAACATTTCAAGTGTAGAAGATGTCCCGCCGATTCCATGGATTAG